TCTTCACGGGGAACGGTACTTACCCTCACCGGAAGCCATGCGCACGTTTCTTGATGAGGTTGATCCGCGCGAGGCCCCGGCTAAATACTGCATTTTTAAACCGTTATCTACATTTACAGACGATGAAGAACCGGAATTTATTATCTTTTTTGCCCGTCCGGAAGTGCTGAGCGGCCTGTTCACCCACACCATGTTCACCACGGGTGATGTCAATTGTGTTGAATCGCCCTTTGGCGCCGCATGCACCAACATTATCAGCTGGCCGCTCCATTATCAGCAGCAAGGACTTGAGAAAGCGGTATTGGGTGGATTTGATCCGTCTGCAAGAAAATATATGAAGCCTGACGAGTTGACATTCACCGTGTCTTTCTCGCTGTACCAGAAGATGTTGGCGGCCCTGCCCGACTCCATGTTCAATGTGGATGGAGCCTGGAGTTCTGTCCGGAAAAAGATCCGCCGCAGCGCCCAAATATGGGGTGAAACCGAATAAACCGTTGCTGAATGTTATGTAATTCGCCTCCGTTACCCGCCTGTCTCGACAGGCGGGTTTTCTTTTGAAGAACGGCTTCTTTGCCAAACAATCCGTTACAGAGGCAACCTTGCTTTTTTGAAAAAAAAAGCGGTCCTCCGTAGAGGACCGCTTTAATGGCAAAACCGTTTTTACGGCCGTGCAGCCGTTCCCGTGGCCTCATCCATTCCAAGCCAGTGGCAGGCTTCAGGATAGTCGCTCATCATCTGTGGTGTGAACGCGATCGAACCATCCATACTGCCATCCAGCATGACATCGATGGAGTCAAACACGAGTCGTTTGACATAGAAGCGGTTATGGGCATACCCCCCTTTTTCCTCTTCAACATACAACCGGTTCTGATAGGCGTAGTAGGCATTGTCCGCCATAGTCGTGGCATTTGTTGAATTGACGGTAACGCCCAGATAGTTTGCGTAACCGGCAGCATTGGCAAGAACCTCGCCGAGCAACTCGCCACTCTCTTCATAGCCGGATTTTTCTTCTTCGAGCATGTCAACTGTAACTTCATACGAAGAATCGGGGATATGACACGTGTTGCAAACCCCTTTGGTGGGCAATGTTACGTTGCCAAGTTCATCTTCACTTATGATGGCAAAAGTATGGTTTTTGGTTTCACCATCGACCATATGGCAGGAAACACAGGGGTTCTCAATTGTCCCATGGCCATGTTCAGAAAAGTAGTCAAATGCATAGTTCAAACCTGGATACTCATGACCCATATGGACATATCCCGAGAACAGACTACCGCCTGCCGGTGCATGATGGCCGACAAAGCGGGCACTCGGTGCCGAATCCATGTTACCACCACCGCCGTGACAGGCCAGGCAGACATTCGATGCGCCCTGATCGGGAATCTCAACCGTTTCACCCAGGTATGTGACGATTTTCTCAACGGGATCAACACCAGCAAAGAAGTTACCGACAGAGTCGTTCACATCCAGCAATGTTACATAACCCGGATTTCTCAGGTTACCAGAATTGTCACTGTGACAAGCCCAGCAGTAGATCATCTCGCGCTGACCCGCTTCGAGGTAAGACAGATCGTTGGCCGTACGGTCATAAGCAGCCGGATTGGTCAGGTAGTTTTTAGCTCCGGTTGAAGTATGGCAGCGCTCACAGACACGTCCGTAGTTTCCGGTAGCATCTCCCTCCGGATAGGAGAAGTTGTAATGCCCGGCCAATGCTTCCGATTCAGAACCTGCAGTCTTAATGGCTACCGTCTGTTCGACGGTTCTGTTCACCTGCGTTTGCCCTGCAGCAGCTTTCGCTTCACTCAGATGACCGGCATGGGGTGATGCTGCCCACTGATCATTAATGGTGGTTGTACCGCTACTGGCACTGATCTCCATGACAGTATGGACATCGTGACAATCCCGGCAGGAACGCTCACTGAGCTTGTTGACCACATAGCCCTCAATCTCTGTCGTTGTCGGATCGTCGTAGTGCGTATCGGTGATCAACCGGTAGTAGCGATCTGCATGGTACATCCATTCCTCATTGCTCGGATCATCCCGGTCGCTCATATGACAGGTGAGACAGGTTGCGTATTCTGCAGAGCCGACCACAGTGCCGTGATCCTCCATCTCTTCCATCAGCAGACCACCGGCATTATGCGGATTGTGACAGGTGCGGCACTGTACCGGTTCGTCACTGGCAACTGGCAAGACTGAGGCTTCAAGCTGGGTCTTAGTGGTGACATCTTTATACAGACGGCCACCAAGATCGGTATGACACTTTGCACACAGTGCTTCATTGCGCACCGAAGCGGTAAAGTGGCGTGATTCGACATAGTTGCTGCCGATGAATAGCGCTTCCGGATGGTGCGTCAGATGGCTGTCGGGCAGCTGATCATGGCAAGCCGCGCACTGCTCAATTCCCGGTTCCGCCATGGGGATCGGGCCGACGCCGTAGTGTTCTCCACCGGCACCATGGCAGTTCTCACAGCCGACAGCGGCCAGACCACTTTCTGGAACATTTGCCGGATCAATCAGACCCGCCAGACCAGGGCCATCGCCAACAGGGTCATGGCAGTCCAGACAGCCGTCTGCGGCATTGGCCTGGGAAATATGATCGCTGTGAATCACGTGCTTGCCTTGCAGATACTCTTCAACAATTTCAGCACTCCAGCTGAAATCCTCATGACAGCCGATACAGGTCGCAGTACCGACATACTGGATACCGGTTTCGGTGTCCGAACCCAGATCATCTTCTGCTGGGGCAGCCGACTGGTCGCCGCCGCTGCCGGAGTTACTTCCGCAGGCCGTCAGCAGCAGAATGCTGCAGAGAACC
This is a stretch of genomic DNA from uncultured Desulfuromonas sp.. It encodes these proteins:
- a CDS encoding cytochrome c3 family protein, whose product is MKVKQWFSFFVVLCSILLLTACGSNSGSGGDQSAAPAEDDLGSDTETGIQYVGTATCIGCHEDFSWSAEIVEEYLQGKHVIHSDHISQANAADGCLDCHDPVGDGPGLAGLIDPANVPESGLAAVGCENCHGAGGEHYGVGPIPMAEPGIEQCAACHDQLPDSHLTHHPEALFIGSNYVESRHFTASVRNEALCAKCHTDLGGRLYKDVTTKTQLEASVLPVASDEPVQCRTCHNPHNAGGLLMEEMEDHGTVVGSAEYATCLTCHMSDRDDPSNEEWMYHADRYYRLITDTHYDDPTTTEIEGYVVNKLSERSCRDCHDVHTVMEISASSGTTTINDQWAASPHAGHLSEAKAAAGQTQVNRTVEQTVAIKTAGSESEALAGHYNFSYPEGDATGNYGRVCERCHTSTGAKNYLTNPAAYDRTANDLSYLEAGQREMIYCWACHSDNSGNLRNPGYVTLLDVNDSVGNFFAGVDPVEKIVTYLGETVEIPDQGASNVCLACHGGGGNMDSAPSARFVGHHAPAGGSLFSGYVHMGHEYPGLNYAFDYFSEHGHGTIENPCVSCHMVDGETKNHTFAIISEDELGNVTLPTKGVCNTCHIPDSSYEVTVDMLEEEKSGYEESGELLGEVLANAAGYANYLGVTVNSTNATTMADNAYYAYQNRLYVEEEKGGYAHNRFYVKRLVFDSIDVMLDGSMDGSIAFTPQMMSDYPEACHWLGMDEATGTAARP
- a CDS encoding DUF169 domain-containing protein translates to MMNRQTILNDTQTLLQHLGLTEEPFGVYYSDVKPENAHGPQPGPPLSRELEEQGKVDMQEVFKCFSCIIGNIWKARKNHTAAFISAEEYGCPGGLFYSAVEKPNVRFIEHYVTTGFEGTPLHGERYLPSPEAMRTFLDEVDPREAPAKYCIFKPLSTFTDDEEPEFIIFFARPEVLSGLFTHTMFTTGDVNCVESPFGAACTNIISWPLHYQQQGLEKAVLGGFDPSARKYMKPDELTFTVSFSLYQKMLAALPDSMFNVDGAWSSVRKKIRRSAQIWGETE